In the Centroberyx gerrardi isolate f3 chromosome 9, fCenGer3.hap1.cur.20231027, whole genome shotgun sequence genome, one interval contains:
- the podn gene encoding podocan, producing MTFPKHSVLQALSVLLLAWALVRCQAPLEPEEEEEEEEPIEETDISTAVTKAKRTVCPPQCSCTTEGAVDCAGVDLTEFPSELSENTRQLSLQNNQIEEVTVEQLSHLYQLETLNLQNNWLTTHGLEDEGFEVLEQLAYLYLANNKLTSAPKHLPPSLVSADFAANQLTRIYPYTFGQKPHLKSVYLHNNKLTDAGLPDQMFNGSDRLEILIMSSNFLRLVPRNLPATLHRLHLKSNKLEKIPAGAFDNLSNLRELYLQNNLLSNEGMDNETFSHLSSLECLDLSNNNLSVVPKGLPRSLVLLHLEKNSIRSIPGDALTSVRNLEYLLLHNNKLRSRSIHLTAFQGLKKLHTLHMYNNLLERVPRGLPRRAKTLMLLHNTISEIGRNDLVMLYTLTELNLSYNRLTSPKMHREAFRKLRLLETLDLSGNALHSLPQGLPRSLQVLKIKDNQLSSIPDGSLTGMLKLREIYLSNNQLKLNSIYQGAWLELSALTTLDLSGNQLSHIPSDLPESLEYLYLQSNRITSVPASAFEGTPNIKGIFLRSNRLSVDSVDESSFAHLTNLQVLDIGSGSADLPFKRDETVEDD from the exons ATGACCTTTCCCAAGCATTCCGTGTTGCAGGCCCTGAGCGTGCTGCTCTTGGCCTGGGCGTTGGTCCGTTGCCAGGCCCCTCTAGaaccagaggaagaggaggaggaggaagagccgATAGAGGAGACAGACATCTCAACGGCGGTGACCAAAGCCAAGCGGACTGTTTGTCCGCCACAGTGCAGCTGTACGACAGAGGGGGCAGTGGACTGCGCCGGGGTCGACCTCACCGAGTTCCCCAGCGAACTTTCTGAGAACACCCGCCAGCTCTCTctgcag AACAACCAAATTGAGGAGGTAACTGTGGAACAACTTTCTCATCTGTATCAGCTTGAGACTCTCAACCTTCAGAACAACTGGCTCACCACACACG GCCTGGAAGATGAAGGGTTTGAAGTGCTGGAACAGCTGGCTTATTTATACTTGGCAAATAATAAG CTCACTTCAGCACCCAAACACTTACCACCCTCTTTGGTCAGCGCTGATTTTGCTGCTAATCAGCTTACAAGGATCTATCCGTATACATTTGGCCAGAAACCACATCTGAa gTCTGTGTACCTCCATAACAACAAGCTGACCGATGCAGGGCTTCCAGACCAGATGTTCAACGGTTCTGACCGCTTGGAGATCCTCATCATGTCCAGCAACTTCCTGCGCCTCGTGCCCAGGAACCTGCCCGCCACCCTTCACCGGCTCCATCTGAAG AGTAACAAACTGGAGAAAATCCCAGCAGGGGCCTTTGACAATTTGTCAAACCTCAGAGAGCTGTACCTACAGAACAACCTTCTCAGCAACGAGGGCATGGACAACGAGACCTTCAG CCATCTGAGCAGTCTGGAGTGTCTGGACTTGTCAAACAACAACCTGAGTGTCGTCCCCAAGGGTCTGCCTCGCAGTCTAGTGCTCCTGCACCTGGAGAAGAACTCCATCCGCAGCATCCCCGGAGACGCTCTTACTTCCGTCCGAAACCTCGAGTACCTGCTCCTCCACAACAACAAGCTCCGCTCACGTTCCATCCACCTCACCGCCTTCCAG GGCTTGAAGAAGCTGCACACGCTCCACATGTACAACAACCTGCTGGAGCGTGTTCCCAGGGGCCTGCCTCGCCGCGCCAAGACCCTCATGCTGCTCCACAACACCATCTCCGAAATTGGCCGCAACGACCTGGTCATGCTGTACACCCTGACGGAGCTCAACCTCAGCTACAACCGCCTGACCAGCCCGAAGATGCACCGCGAGGCCTTCAGGAAGCTGCGCCTGCTGGAAACCCTGGACCTGTCGGGGAACGCTCTTCATTCGCTGCCCCAGGGCCTGCCCCGCAGCCTGCAGGTGCTCAAAATCAAGGACAACCAGCTGAGCTCCATACCGGACGGCTCGCTGACGGGCATGCTGAAGCTGCGAGAGATCTACTTGAGCAACAACCAGCTGAAGCTGAACTCCATCTACCAGGGAGCCTGGCTGGAGCTCAGTGCGCTAACA ACACTAGACCTGTCTGGCAACCAGCTGTCACACATACCGTCTGACCTGCCTGAGTCTCTGGAGTACCTTTACCTGCAAAGTAACCGCATCACCAGTGTCCCCGCTTCGGCATTTGAAGGCACACCAAACATCAAAGGCATCTTCCTCCG GTCTAACCGCCTGTCTGTGGACTCGGTGGATGAGAGCTCGTTCGCCCATCTGACCAACTTGCAAGTTCTGGATATCGGCTCAGGCAGCGCCGACCTCCCCTTTAAAAGAGACGAGACGGTGGAAGACGACTag